The Acidimicrobiia bacterium genome contains the following window.
CTCGTCGCTCACGTCGGTGCGCACGGCGAGGGTGTCGACGCCGAGCGCCGACACGTCGGCGACCGCCTCGCCCAACGCCGGCTCGTCGACGTCGGCGAGCACGACGTCGAGACCGCTGCGGGCGAGCCGCCGGGCGAGGGCCCGGCCGATCCCGCCGGCAGCCCCGGTGACGACCGCGACGTCGCCCTGGCGCAGCTCCATCTCGGCCCCCGTCGGCAGTGTCGTGCGGATCGTATCGACCGGCCCCGGTGGCGGGCGCCGACCGGCGCGGGGCGGTCCTTCGAGTCGGGCTCGGCTCCCCCGAGGACGGTCGTCGGGTCCGGCGGCCGGCGGTGGAATTGACATCGGGGCGAAAATCGAGGCGACGGGAACGATCGAACACCGCCGAGGGCAGCCGAGCGGCGCCGCCGCCGATCCGGCCGCCGGCGCGGGTTCGCTGCCCATCGGAGTCGGGCCATGACCTCGCGGCACCGGTCCACACATCGGTCGGCGGCGCTCCTGGCCCTCCTCGCGCTCGTTCCCGCCGGGCACCTGGCGTCGTCGGCGCCCCGCTCCGGCTCCGCCCCTCCCGCCGGTTCGGTGGCGGCCGCGGATCTCGTCCCCTGTCAGGGCCGCCAGCTCAGCGCCGCCTTCACCATGACGCGGGTGATCCGGGGCCGGCACCGCGTCGTCCTCGTGCTCACGAACGCGAGTGCCGCCCCGTGCGCGATGGTGGGCTTCGTCGGCCTTCGGATGCTCGGCGCCGACGGCGACGGGCTCCTCACCGACGTCGAGCGCGGTGCCGCGCTGCGGCCGCCGACCGAGGTCGTCGTCCCACCCGCCGGTCAGGCGTCCACGCTGCTCAGCTGGACCGACGTGGACTCCGCCCAGGGTTGCGTCGCACCGAGCGGCATCGCGATCACGCCGCCGAACGACACGCAGGTCGTTGCGACCACGTGGCCCGTCGTCGGCCTGGTCTGCGAGTACGGCCGGATCGAGGCCGCGCCGGTCCACCGCGGGGTCGGCCCGCTCTAGGCCGGTGACGATCGGGCGCGCCGGAGCGCGCCGCGGTCCCCTCCGTCCTGGTCGCCGCTCAACGTCCGAGCGCGGTGAGGAAGGGCACCAGGTTGGCCAAGAAGTCGTTCGTCGGGCTGGCGCCGGCAGGGTCGTTGTGCGCGTACGTCGACTGCCGGTTCACGAGCGTCAGCTGGCGGGGCGGAATGCTCGACTGGTTCGCCAGCGCGGTCGCGGCGTCCAGGACGCGCTGCCCCCCCAGCGCCGCGCCGAAGGCGTAGATGCGCAGCGCCTGCGGCAGGTCGTGGCCGTGGGTGGCCCGGACGTCGAGGATGCCTTGCGCCGGGTTCGAGTTGCCGTCGCCCACGGCACCGGAATCGATCGTGAGCCGCTGCGGGTGGTACCAGGCGGTCCCGTCGAGGCCCTTGAGCCCGGTGCCCGAGAACATGTCGGCGTAGCGCTGGATCGGGGTGAGCGCGCCGGTGCCGTCCCATCCCCGCGGCGCGCCCGTCGACGCCAGCTGACCGAGGTGGGCCTGCGCGGCTCGGAGGCCCATCGGCGAGGTCTTGGTGTCGAGCGCGGACCCGTACCCGCCTTCGTTCGTGACCGGCAGCGGAGGTCGGAGGTTCGCCGGGAGCAGCGGCCAGCCCTGCAGGCGCGCCGGCGCGCTGGGCTCGAGGTGCACCAGCGTCGAGGTGACCGCGTTGAACAGGCCGGCGAACGGCGCGGTGATGCCGCCGAAGGCCAGCCACGGCGAGCCACGCTGGAGCGCCTGGAGGGAGGCGGTCGCGGCCGGGGCGGTCACCGCGGTCGGGTCGCTGCCGCCGTCGATGAACACGAGGCCGGAGAGGTCCCGCGCGCCGGCCTGTCCGTTGAAGTCCCAGGTGGCGTACGCGGTCGTGATGGAGCCGCCCAGCGAGTGGCCGCCCAGCACGACCCGGCCGCCGAGCCGCCGCGCCGCCGCGACGACCCGCCGGAGGTCCTCGACCGCGACCCGCATGCCCCACTGGCGGGCGAAGGCGACGTCGGCGTCGTTGATGAAGTGGAAGTGGGTCTTGACGCTCCGGTCCGTGAGGAAGCCGAGGTAGTAGTCGAAGAGCTGCTGGGGCGTGGCCCGGCCGCCCTTGGCCCGGTTGAGCATCGAGTGGTCCTCGAGCAGGTTCTCTCGGCGCTCGACCGCCCACACCTGCCAGCCGTGCGCGCGCGTGGCGACGTCCTTCGCGAGCGGCTCGAAGTAGGCCGCGCTCGCGGACGTTCCCGGGACGAGGACCAGCACGTTCTTGGCGCTGCTGGGCCCGGTCTCGAGGACGCCGACGCGGTCGAGCCGGCGTGGGGTCCCGGGGGCCGGGAAGCCGGCCAGCTGCTCGAAGCGCACGGGGACGGCCACCCGCGCCAACGGACGACCCGACGGGGCCGACGGCGCCTGGGCCGCGACGGTCGCCGCGCCGAGCGCGAGGGCGCCGAGCGCAACGGCCGCCCGTCGACACACCGACCGCCACGAACTCATGCGTCCTCGCCCGGTTCGGCCGCGGCTCGGAGTGACCGCCGCGTGGCGGCGACGAGCTCGCGGCCGACGCGGTCGAGGTCGAGGGAGCTCGGGTCGGTGACCGCCAGGAGCGAGATGCCGCGCAGCGTGCCGATCAGCAGCGCGGCGTGGGCCTCGGGGTCCACGTCCGAGCGGATCTCGGCGCGCTCGATCCCGTCGCGGACGTACTCGGCGACCATCGACCGGACGGTTCGGTGGACGCGGTTGATGGCGGGGAGAAACGCGGGCTCGGACGCGACCGCCTCGCCGAGGAGCACGCACGCGGCGCGGACCTGCGGTTCGGGCCGGCGGAGCCCCTCCACGTAGACGCGCAGCCACGTCAGGAGGGCCGGGAGCCCTTCCCGGCCCTGGAGCGCGGGCTCGAAGAGCTCGGTGCGGAAGCGCTCGACCAGGTAGTCAGCCAGAGCGAGCAGGAGCTGGTCCTTCGAGCCGAACAGGTAGGTCGGAAGGCCGCGGCTGCAGCCGGCGGTGGCGGCGATGTCGCCGAGGCTGGTGCGGGCCGTCCCGCGGGTCGCCACCAGCTCCATCGCCGCCGCGAGCAGCCGCTCCTCGGAGGCGGCCCGGCGCTCGGCCTGCGTGGGACGAGCCCCGGCCCGTCGCGTCCGGGGGGGTCGGCTCGTCCGCGTGAGCGTCGGCATCGCCCCTCCGCGCTGCGAACTTCTTGGCCCGCTGTCTAGCAGATGTTGAACCGAGAGCCAGCAAACCCGACGCGCCGCACCGTCGAGCTGGCCCGCCGTGACCCCGGTCACCTTGCGTTCGGAAACCAAACCCAATAGGTTCGGATTATGAACGAACTCGGAGCGCGCGTGAACGCTCCGCCACGGGGTCTGAGCGTCGACGGTCCCAGCGCCGTCGACCGGAGCCGGCTCGAGGCGATGTTCGACCGATGCTCGGCCTCGACCCTGTTCCATCGCTTCCACGGCGGCGGGGAGCACGTGCCGACCCGCTACCTCGACCGGGCCCTCGCGCAGTCCGAGACCCACGTCTTCCTCGTGGCCCGACTCGGCGACGACATCGTCGGCGTGGCCGAGGCCCATCGCGACGGCAACGGGACGTCGGAGATCGCCGTCGTCGTCGAGGATGCGTGGCAGCACCGCGGCGTCGGCACGCGGCTGGTGTCGGCGCTGATCACCAACCAGCGGTCGCGCGGCGTCGCGGCCCTCAGCGCCTCGGTGCTGCCCGAGGACAGCTGGGTCCTGCGCCGCCTGGGCCGGCTCGGGCCCATCTCGACGAAGCCCGCGTCAGGGATCTACGACGCGGTGCTGGAGCTCCCGCGCCGGCGCTGACCGTTGGGCACGCTTGCGTGCCTCAGCCGGCCCGGCGGAGCGCCCGGCCCGGCCGAGCGCCGGTGTGGGAGCCGTCGCGCACCACGGGCGTGCCGTTGACCCACACGGTCGAGATTCCGGCTGGGTGCTGCCGGGGTGACTCGTAGGTGGCGACGTCGTCGATCGTCGTGGGGTCGAAGAGCACGAGGTCGGCCCAGGCGCCGGGCTCGATCGTGCCGCGGCCCGCCACCCCGAACTGCGCCGCCGGCAGACCCGTCATGCGGTGCACCGCCTCCTCCAGCGACAGCACCCGCTCGTCCCGCGCGTAGTGGCCGAGCACGCGGGCGAACGCGCCGTACAGGCGCGGGTGCGGCTTGCCGCCCAGGGTCGGGATGCCGTCGGAGCCGATCATGGTGCTGGGGTGAGCCATGACGGTTCGAACGTCGTCCTCGCTCATCGATTCGATGACGACGACGGCGCCGTCACCTT
Protein-coding sequences here:
- a CDS encoding DUF4232 domain-containing protein, with product MTSRHRSTHRSAALLALLALVPAGHLASSAPRSGSAPPAGSVAAADLVPCQGRQLSAAFTMTRVIRGRHRVVLVLTNASAAPCAMVGFVGLRMLGADGDGLLTDVERGAALRPPTEVVVPPAGQASTLLSWTDVDSAQGCVAPSGIAITPPNDTQVVATTWPVVGLVCEYGRIEAAPVHRGVGPL
- a CDS encoding TetR/AcrR family transcriptional regulator, with amino-acid sequence MPTLTRTSRPPRTRRAGARPTQAERRAASEERLLAAAMELVATRGTARTSLGDIAATAGCSRGLPTYLFGSKDQLLLALADYLVERFRTELFEPALQGREGLPALLTWLRVYVEGLRRPEPQVRAACVLLGEAVASEPAFLPAINRVHRTVRSMVAEYVRDGIERAEIRSDVDPEAHAALLIGTLRGISLLAVTDPSSLDLDRVGRELVAATRRSLRAAAEPGEDA
- a CDS encoding GNAT family N-acetyltransferase; the encoded protein is MNELGARVNAPPRGLSVDGPSAVDRSRLEAMFDRCSASTLFHRFHGGGEHVPTRYLDRALAQSETHVFLVARLGDDIVGVAEAHRDGNGTSEIAVVVEDAWQHRGVGTRLVSALITNQRSRGVAALSASVLPEDSWVLRRLGRLGPISTKPASGIYDAVLELPRRR